The following coding sequences are from one Sandaracinaceae bacterium window:
- a CDS encoding amino acid deaminase/aldolase: protein MSPFPAYAAALRNLRLPLAYVDLARFDQNAADLVQRVRAGTGRMLPIRPATKSIRCVTLMERLLARDGYAGLMCYSAAEAAWLSRALSRPTHLLVAYPTLEPADIRACLEACEGGADITLMVDDPAHVRLLGRLAEDYGQTLSVALDLDMSLRLPGLHFGVRRSPLHSPRAALELASLIAEHDALRLDGVMGYEAQVAGLQDAVPNQRAMNAAIRVLKRASNVDLQKRRADTVAALHQAGHTLRFVNGGGTGSLEATARDRSVSEVTAGSGLYSPTLFDNFSHFQHAPAAGFVLPVVRRPAPGFVTCHGGGYVASGSAGPEKLPVPMYPEGLRLLPTEGAGEVQTPLQLDAGVSLSPGDPVFFRHAKAGELCEHFNNLVLLERGQVVDEVPTYRGQGRSFL, encoded by the coding sequence ATGTCGCCCTTCCCCGCCTACGCCGCTGCCCTCCGCAACCTGCGCCTGCCGCTCGCGTACGTCGACCTCGCGCGCTTCGACCAGAACGCCGCGGACCTGGTGCAGCGGGTGCGGGCGGGCACCGGGCGGATGCTGCCCATCCGGCCGGCGACCAAGTCCATCCGCTGCGTCACCCTGATGGAGCGCCTCCTCGCGCGAGACGGCTACGCGGGGCTCATGTGCTACAGCGCCGCCGAGGCCGCCTGGCTCTCGCGCGCGCTCAGCCGGCCGACCCACCTGCTGGTGGCCTATCCCACGCTGGAGCCTGCCGACATCCGCGCGTGCCTCGAGGCGTGCGAGGGGGGCGCCGACATCACGCTCATGGTGGATGACCCCGCCCACGTGCGGCTGCTGGGCCGCCTGGCCGAGGACTACGGGCAGACCCTCTCGGTCGCGCTCGACCTGGACATGTCGCTGCGCCTGCCGGGCTTGCACTTCGGCGTGCGCCGCTCGCCCCTACACTCACCGCGCGCCGCGCTGGAGCTGGCGAGCTTGATCGCCGAGCACGACGCCCTGCGTCTGGATGGCGTCATGGGCTACGAGGCGCAGGTAGCCGGGCTGCAGGACGCCGTCCCGAACCAGCGGGCCATGAACGCGGCCATCCGCGTGCTCAAGCGCGCGTCCAACGTGGACCTCCAGAAGCGCCGCGCGGACACCGTGGCAGCCCTGCACCAGGCGGGTCACACGCTGCGCTTCGTGAACGGCGGCGGCACGGGCAGCTTGGAGGCCACCGCACGCGACCGCAGCGTGAGCGAGGTGACGGCGGGGTCGGGCCTCTACAGCCCCACCCTCTTCGACAACTTCTCGCACTTCCAGCACGCGCCCGCGGCGGGCTTCGTGCTCCCTGTGGTGCGCCGCCCCGCGCCGGGCTTCGTGACCTGCCACGGTGGCGGCTACGTCGCGTCGGGCTCTGCGGGCCCGGAGAAGCTGCCTGTGCCCATGTATCCCGAGGGCCTGCGCCTCCTGCCCACGGAGGGCGCCGGGGAGGTGCAGACGCCGCTGCAGCTGGACGCGGGCGTGTCCCTGTCGCCGGGCGACCCCGTGTTCTTCCGGCACGCCAAGGCCGGTGAGCTGTGCGAGCACTTCAACAACCTGGTGCTGCTCGAGCGTGGGCAGGTGGTGGACGAGGTGCCGACCTATCGCGGGCAAGGGCGCAGCTTCCTCTGA